In the Oncorhynchus tshawytscha isolate Ot180627B unplaced genomic scaffold, Otsh_v2.0 Un_contig_17767_pilon_pilon, whole genome shotgun sequence genome, one interval contains:
- the LOC121844122 gene encoding zinc finger protein 239-like: MRNYFAASNVLKYHLRIHTGEKPYYCSQCGKSFAASNTLKSHLGIHTGEKPYSCSQCGKSFTCPGGLKVHRRSNTGEKPYRCSQCGKSFTASHTLKFHLRIHRGEKPYPCLDCGKGFVSAGALTVHQRTHTGEKPYSCDQCGKCFSVSEKLTIHQRIHSGEKPYSCDRCRKCFARSGELTTHQKIHTGVKPYSCDQCGKRFSQSGTLNSHQRTHTGEKPYVCLCGKSFSHLGPMKKHHKATICHISSPSYPVPDP; encoded by the coding sequence ATGCGGAACTATTTTGCTGCATCTAACGTCTTAAAATATCATCTAAGAATccatacaggagagaaaccgtactactgctctcagtgtggaaagagttttgctGCATCTAACACTTTAAAATCTCATCTGGGAATccatacaggagagaaaccgtatagctgctctcagtgtgggaagagtttcacgTGTCCAGGGGGTCTTAAAGTACACAGAAGAAGCaatacaggagagaaaccttacagaTGCTcacagtgtgggaagagtttcactgCTTCTCACACCTTAAAATTTCATCTGAGAATTCATagaggggagaagccttacccctGCCTTGATTGTGGGAAAGGTTTTGTTAGTGCAGGAGCCTTAACCGtacaccagcgaacacacacaggagagaagccttatagctgtgatcagtgtggaaagTGCTTTTCTGTTTCAGAAAAACTAACTATACACCAGCGCATACACagtggagagaaaccttatagttGTGATCGGTGTAGGAAATGCTTTGCTCGGTCAGGAGAGCTGACTACACACCAGAAAATACACACTGGagtgaagccttatagctgtgatcagtgtggaaagAGATTCAGTCAATCAGGGACACTGAATtcacaccagcgaacacacactggagagaagccttatgtctgtctatgtggaaAGAGCTTTTCTCATTTAGGGCCAATGAAAAAACACCATAAAGCAACAATATGCCATATTTCATCTCCCTCCTATCCAGTTCCAGATCCCTAA